A genomic stretch from Candidatus Flexicrinis proximus includes:
- a CDS encoding sigma-70 family RNA polymerase sigma factor, whose amino-acid sequence MNEYEAIERLRRGQISGLGALVERYQVQAVRAAYLVTQDQEAAQDIVQNAFLRVFRSIGSFDPARPFGAWFMRIVVNDALKAATRGRRVEPADAETADMWLESLPDPGPMPETAAEAAELEQQVWTAVQTLSPELRAVVAMRYYLELSEQEMAQRLSVPAGTIKSRLHAARRSLRKLLAARLPEWEA is encoded by the coding sequence ATGAACGAATACGAGGCGATCGAACGCCTTCGCCGAGGCCAGATCAGCGGCCTCGGCGCCCTCGTGGAACGCTATCAGGTGCAGGCCGTGCGTGCCGCGTATCTGGTCACTCAGGATCAGGAGGCCGCCCAGGATATAGTGCAGAACGCCTTCCTGCGCGTCTTTCGCTCGATCGGCAGTTTCGATCCGGCGCGGCCGTTTGGCGCGTGGTTCATGCGGATTGTCGTCAACGATGCGCTGAAGGCCGCGACCCGCGGCAGACGGGTCGAGCCGGCGGACGCGGAAACCGCCGACATGTGGCTGGAAAGCCTGCCCGATCCGGGGCCAATGCCGGAGACCGCCGCCGAAGCTGCCGAACTGGAGCAGCAGGTCTGGACGGCGGTGCAGACGCTGTCGCCAGAACTGCGCGCGGTGGTGGCAATGCGCTACTACCTCGAACTGAGCGAGCAGGAGATGGCCCAGCGGCTGAGCGTCCCTGCCGGCACGATCAAATCGCGACTGCATGCCGCCCGCCGATCCCTTCGTAAGCTGCTCGCCGCGCGTCTGCCGGAATGGGAGGCCTGA
- a CDS encoding SH3 domain-containing protein translates to MTPLLILLALFAAYFAPAAAQGDCATPRLEIGGQARVTPGAPNRVRDAASTSGNLIGEIPGGATFDVLDGPFCDGGLLWWQVSYGELTGFTAEGNRDTYFVEPVSANQATAIPASDPAGCPFESRLRAGGLAYVNSTTPLRMRDQPSTQGREIRQIQNDQAMQVLEGPVCAEGYAWWQVTYKEATGWTVEGSADGFFLDPLEPTATPPPTSTPIPAATAVPTMTPTPRPPSLEYVLDLDWSSDGEMIVVRDALGIATFDTSDFGAEGVRVLDSVSTDWSEIALDPANEGGLYLISYNTVGYIEIGSDEIAYLSYADTLSDFTLTADGLFYGFIGQYESGTKSAELYAGRTGSEEVLSVYGMFDWDMPYALALSPDGSMLALWQSDVPFEGHTDGIQVWPADGHSDISFVTFLERPIEGLAETDNLLFAHDSSFLISRSPRGDLERWLPDGERAAAFIRAKGDSGARTYDLALSPDNQRLAVTEVDNDSSRPALRVYNTESLTQVGAYGSEINAAGIRGLAYSPDGKHIAVGVDNAVHILDAGTLELVAVLEWTTP, encoded by the coding sequence ATGACCCCACTGTTGATACTGCTGGCACTATTTGCTGCGTATTTTGCTCCGGCTGCGGCGCAGGGCGACTGCGCGACTCCACGGCTCGAGATCGGCGGGCAGGCCCGGGTTACGCCGGGGGCTCCTAACCGTGTGCGCGATGCAGCTTCAACCTCAGGCAACCTGATCGGCGAAATCCCCGGCGGCGCGACCTTCGATGTCCTCGATGGCCCGTTCTGCGACGGCGGCCTTCTGTGGTGGCAGGTTTCCTACGGCGAATTGACCGGCTTTACCGCCGAAGGGAACCGCGATACCTACTTTGTGGAGCCGGTATCCGCCAATCAGGCGACCGCGATTCCCGCCTCCGATCCCGCGGGCTGCCCTTTCGAGTCGCGCTTGAGGGCAGGCGGCCTCGCCTATGTCAACAGTACCACGCCTCTGCGGATGCGCGATCAGCCCTCGACGCAGGGCCGGGAGATTCGCCAGATCCAGAATGATCAGGCCATGCAGGTGCTTGAGGGGCCGGTGTGCGCCGAAGGATATGCGTGGTGGCAGGTGACCTATAAGGAAGCAACGGGCTGGACGGTCGAAGGCAGCGCCGACGGATTCTTCCTCGACCCGCTGGAACCGACGGCCACCCCGCCCCCGACAAGTACCCCGATTCCGGCCGCCACGGCGGTTCCGACGATGACCCCGACGCCGCGCCCGCCCTCGCTCGAATACGTGCTCGATCTGGATTGGTCGTCGGATGGCGAGATGATCGTCGTGCGCGATGCCCTGGGCATTGCGACCTTCGACACGTCGGACTTCGGCGCTGAAGGCGTGCGCGTCCTGGACAGCGTGTCTACCGATTGGAGCGAAATCGCCCTCGACCCTGCGAACGAAGGGGGCTTGTATCTGATCTCTTATAACACCGTCGGCTACATCGAGATCGGGTCGGACGAAATCGCCTACCTCTCGTATGCCGATACGCTCTCGGACTTCACGCTTACGGCCGATGGCCTGTTCTATGGCTTTATCGGGCAGTATGAAAGCGGCACCAAGTCCGCTGAGCTCTATGCGGGGCGCACCGGATCGGAAGAGGTGCTTTCTGTGTACGGGATGTTCGATTGGGATATGCCGTACGCACTCGCCCTAAGCCCGGATGGCTCGATGCTGGCTTTGTGGCAGAGCGATGTTCCCTTCGAGGGGCATACCGATGGCATTCAAGTCTGGCCGGCTGACGGTCACTCAGACATCTCGTTCGTCACCTTCCTGGAACGGCCCATCGAGGGACTCGCGGAGACCGATAATCTGCTCTTCGCCCACGACTCGAGCTTTCTCATTTCGCGGTCCCCGCGTGGCGACCTCGAACGCTGGCTGCCTGATGGCGAACGTGCCGCGGCCTTTATCCGTGCTAAAGGCGACAGCGGGGCCAGAACCTACGATCTTGCTCTGAGCCCGGACAACCAGCGTCTTGCCGTGACCGAAGTCGACAACGATTCGTCGCGCCCGGCTCTGCGTGTCTACAACACGGAGTCGCTGACTCAGGTCGGCGCCTACGGCAGCGAGATCAACGCAGCCGGCATTCGCGGCCTGGCCTACAGCCCGGACGGTAAGCACATCGCGGTCGGCGTGGACAACGCTGTGCATATCCTCGATGCCGGCACACTCGAACTGGTGGCGGTGCTGGAGTGGACCACGCCGTAA
- a CDS encoding AAA family ATPase translates to MSQPITELAEREIEILRHIANGLSNGDIAERTGLSLHTIKWYLKQIFSKLYVTNRTQAAAKARELGLLKDVKRTTTTMQVVPSAMTPIFGRSDELARLYAHLVHPPVRLITVQGVGGIGKTRLVNEAAHQAAALFGDGVAYVALANLSASASVLAAIAQAVRVPVDNPAALPHLLRSYLRQKHVLIVLDNFEHLAAQAADLSDLLAATQHVKMLVTSREVLHLRGEVVLRLEGLPVPNPSMASHNAAFDLFVYRARAARPEFTPDAAETAEIAAICRLVDGLPLALELAAGWFNVFGVREIRQRIEDSLDMLTSHDRDRAERHRSIRSVFDASLAMLPATQQEFLLRLSVFHDSFTVEAAEAVAGVPPQLLGVLLDQALVQRTSGGRFDFHTLLHQYLEQRRRDRPELDREARHRYAEYYLTFARTRCDALLQTADLRLLLALHEEREPLAKAWKLAVVEGYTDLLTGAASLSYYYDMATLWLEGAQLLDYALTRITAGDHRLLRGRLCAARAINANRLTDIPTLARLAQESWPLLKDTAYEIEAADAMVSYAAALVYGGAPETVVAPILADVELSLKADGGRNRYAYIAISVLTCFILLRSDPPRAIADLEALMRDWPPEATWLRDTVRVQLAELYLDAQQVEKARALLTLAVASARARGELVSYLAALYGLHMVGEEAGEVEPLLYETYDIARQVGGHIPCVNVLRSMATYMLQRQKTTAACRIFIWTALALDYWNERDLLFDLLLQAAESLAGKDDETSGQLLSILLASADCPPHILEQAAQDPGRLTRLQTPIDGPVGLTRALAALYRG, encoded by the coding sequence TTGTCACAACCGATTACAGAACTGGCCGAACGCGAAATCGAAATCCTGCGGCACATTGCCAACGGTCTTTCCAATGGCGATATTGCCGAACGCACCGGCCTGTCCCTGCATACCATCAAGTGGTATCTCAAGCAGATTTTCAGCAAACTGTATGTGACGAACCGCACGCAGGCGGCCGCCAAAGCGCGCGAGCTTGGCCTGCTGAAAGATGTCAAGCGCACGACGACCACCATGCAGGTGGTGCCGTCGGCCATGACGCCGATTTTTGGCCGAAGTGACGAACTGGCGCGGCTCTACGCGCATCTGGTCCACCCGCCCGTGCGTCTGATCACGGTGCAGGGCGTCGGCGGCATCGGCAAGACCCGTCTGGTCAACGAAGCGGCGCATCAGGCCGCGGCGCTGTTCGGGGATGGGGTGGCCTATGTCGCGCTCGCGAACCTGAGCGCGTCGGCCAGCGTGCTGGCGGCGATTGCCCAGGCGGTGCGCGTCCCGGTCGATAATCCTGCCGCGCTGCCGCACCTGCTGCGCTCCTACCTGCGGCAGAAACACGTCCTGATCGTTCTCGACAACTTTGAACACCTCGCGGCGCAGGCCGCAGACCTCAGCGACCTGCTGGCCGCCACCCAGCACGTCAAGATGCTGGTGACATCGCGCGAGGTGCTGCATCTGCGCGGCGAGGTCGTGCTGCGGCTGGAGGGGCTGCCGGTGCCGAATCCGTCGATGGCTTCGCACAACGCCGCCTTCGACTTATTTGTCTATCGTGCACGCGCAGCGCGACCCGAGTTTACACCGGACGCGGCGGAGACTGCCGAGATCGCCGCGATCTGCCGGTTGGTCGACGGCCTGCCGCTCGCCCTCGAACTGGCGGCGGGCTGGTTCAATGTTTTCGGCGTGCGCGAAATCCGCCAGCGGATCGAAGACAGCCTGGACATGCTCACCTCGCATGACCGCGACCGCGCCGAACGCCACCGCAGCATCCGGTCGGTCTTCGACGCGTCGCTGGCGATGCTGCCGGCCACACAACAGGAATTTCTGCTGCGCCTGTCGGTGTTTCACGACTCGTTCACCGTGGAAGCGGCGGAAGCAGTGGCCGGCGTGCCGCCCCAACTGCTCGGCGTGCTGCTCGATCAGGCGCTGGTCCAGCGCACGTCCGGCGGACGCTTCGATTTCCACACGCTGTTGCACCAGTATCTCGAACAACGGCGCCGCGACCGGCCGGAACTCGACCGCGAAGCGCGGCATCGTTACGCGGAATACTATCTGACCTTCGCGCGAACCCGCTGCGATGCGCTGTTGCAGACGGCAGACCTCCGCCTGCTGCTGGCGCTGCACGAGGAGCGCGAGCCGCTTGCCAAGGCGTGGAAGCTGGCCGTCGTCGAAGGCTACACCGACCTGCTCACAGGGGCGGCCTCGCTCAGCTACTACTACGATATGGCGACGCTCTGGCTGGAGGGCGCCCAGCTTCTCGACTATGCGCTGACGCGCATCACAGCCGGCGACCATCGGCTGCTGCGCGGACGGCTGTGTGCCGCGCGCGCGATCAATGCCAACCGGCTGACCGATATCCCGACCTTAGCCCGCCTCGCCCAGGAGAGCTGGCCGCTGCTCAAGGATACAGCCTACGAGATCGAGGCCGCCGACGCGATGGTGTCGTATGCGGCCGCGCTGGTCTACGGCGGCGCGCCGGAAACGGTGGTCGCACCGATCCTGGCCGACGTTGAGCTGAGCCTGAAGGCCGACGGCGGACGGAACAGGTACGCCTACATCGCCATTTCGGTGCTGACATGCTTCATCCTGCTCCGCAGCGACCCGCCGCGCGCCATCGCCGACCTCGAAGCGCTGATGCGCGACTGGCCGCCGGAGGCGACCTGGCTGCGCGATACGGTGCGCGTACAACTGGCCGAACTGTATCTGGACGCCCAGCAGGTCGAGAAGGCGCGCGCCCTGCTCACGCTGGCCGTCGCCAGCGCGCGGGCACGTGGAGAGCTCGTCTCGTATCTGGCCGCCCTCTACGGGCTGCACATGGTGGGCGAGGAGGCGGGCGAAGTCGAGCCGCTGCTCTACGAGACCTATGACATTGCGCGGCAGGTCGGCGGCCACATCCCGTGCGTCAACGTCCTGCGCTCGATGGCGACCTACATGCTGCAGCGCCAGAAGACGACCGCCGCCTGCCGCATCTTCATCTGGACGGCGCTCGCGCTCGATTACTGGAACGAGCGCGACCTGCTCTTTGACCTGCTCCTGCAGGCCGCCGAGTCGCTGGCTGGCAAAGATGACGAGACCTCCGGCCAACTGCTTTCGATCCTGCTTGCCAGCGCGGACTGCCCGCCGCACATCCTCGAACAGGCCGCGCAAGACCCCGGCCGACTCACGCGGCTGCAGACGCCCATCGATGGTCCGGTGGGCCTGACGCGCGCCCTCGCGGCCCTTTATCGGGGCTGA
- a CDS encoding flotillin family protein yields MSPLLILGLIAAIIGIGYLLLSVRYVPNNAVGVLEKRWSLKGAVQSGVIALRGEAGYQPRVLRGGLYFYPFIQYVVHTVPLVTIPQGQIGYVFARDGKSLEPTQTLATIIPEGRNFQDVEGYLKNGGQRGPSREILREGTIPINLAQFVVLTAEHVYYLSLNNSERELFDAMSQAIADRDGFRPITIKGADDMLAVMTVHDGPALGGDDIIAPTVGNDPAVPETYHNNFQDPEKFLRGGGQRGRQLQVLVEGTYYVNRLFATAELVKKTVIEVGFVGVVIAYSGEKGSDVSGTEYKHGELVERGQKGVWSTALNPGKYAINTYAMKVVPVPTTNIILKWNKEEFGAHGYDKNLQAVLLITKDAFEPLLNLAVVIHIDYRKAPLVIQRFGNINMLVEQTLDPLISAYFKDTGQTRTLIQLIQERGQIQQQALVDMKVRFGRYNIELEEVLIGTPAASATDHHIETILEQLRTRQIAVEQIETYERKQTAAVKERELRQAEAIAQRQTALTESEIAIVIQSNEGKAEYQRSLQEAAKIKALADAEAEAQARIGIGKALAAQELVNAYGSPRLQVIQQTLGQFTQAIEKSGVPVVPHTLVTSGGEGGSHTAFEALLTTLLTGVLEGGESAQSTVSDEAKAMGKRLREQLREQMASKPDEGQK; encoded by the coding sequence ATGTCCCCGCTTCTCATATTGGGTCTGATCGCTGCGATTATCGGCATCGGATATCTGCTACTTTCGGTGCGCTATGTGCCAAACAATGCCGTCGGCGTACTGGAGAAACGCTGGTCGTTGAAGGGCGCGGTACAAAGCGGCGTGATCGCGCTGCGCGGCGAGGCAGGTTATCAACCGCGCGTCCTGCGCGGCGGCCTCTACTTCTACCCGTTCATACAGTATGTTGTGCATACCGTGCCGCTGGTTACCATCCCGCAGGGGCAGATCGGCTATGTTTTCGCGCGTGACGGCAAATCGCTTGAGCCGACGCAGACGCTGGCGACGATCATCCCCGAAGGCCGCAACTTCCAGGATGTAGAAGGCTACCTGAAAAATGGCGGCCAGCGTGGCCCCTCGCGTGAGATTTTGCGTGAAGGTACCATCCCGATCAACCTGGCGCAGTTCGTCGTCCTGACCGCCGAGCACGTCTACTATCTCTCGCTCAATAACTCCGAACGCGAGTTGTTCGATGCCATGTCGCAGGCAATTGCCGACCGCGACGGATTCCGCCCGATCACCATCAAAGGCGCGGACGATATGCTGGCCGTGATGACCGTTCACGACGGTCCGGCGCTGGGCGGCGACGACATTATCGCCCCCACGGTCGGCAATGACCCCGCCGTGCCGGAAACCTACCACAACAACTTCCAGGATCCGGAGAAGTTCCTGCGCGGCGGTGGCCAGCGCGGGCGCCAGCTTCAGGTGCTGGTCGAAGGCACCTACTATGTGAACCGGTTGTTCGCCACGGCCGAATTGGTCAAGAAGACTGTCATCGAGGTCGGCTTTGTCGGCGTCGTGATCGCCTACTCAGGTGAGAAAGGCAGCGATGTCTCCGGCACGGAGTACAAACACGGCGAACTGGTCGAGCGCGGCCAGAAGGGTGTCTGGAGCACGGCGCTCAACCCCGGCAAATACGCCATCAATACCTACGCCATGAAAGTCGTGCCCGTCCCGACCACCAACATCATCCTCAAATGGAACAAGGAGGAATTTGGCGCGCATGGCTACGACAAGAACCTGCAGGCCGTCCTGCTCATCACCAAGGACGCCTTCGAGCCGCTGCTGAACCTTGCCGTCGTCATCCACATCGACTACCGCAAAGCGCCTCTGGTCATCCAGCGCTTCGGTAATATCAACATGTTGGTGGAGCAGACGCTCGACCCGCTGATTTCGGCCTACTTTAAGGATACCGGCCAGACACGCACGCTGATTCAACTCATTCAGGAGCGCGGCCAGATCCAGCAGCAGGCGCTGGTCGACATGAAAGTGCGCTTCGGCCGCTATAACATCGAACTCGAAGAAGTCCTGATCGGTACGCCGGCGGCCTCCGCCACCGATCACCACATCGAGACGATCCTGGAACAACTGCGTACGCGCCAGATCGCTGTCGAACAGATTGAGACCTACGAACGTAAGCAGACCGCCGCCGTCAAGGAGCGTGAGCTGCGTCAGGCGGAAGCCATTGCCCAACGCCAAACGGCGCTGACCGAGTCGGAAATCGCCATCGTCATCCAGTCTAACGAAGGTAAAGCCGAATATCAGCGTTCGCTGCAGGAAGCGGCCAAGATCAAGGCACTGGCCGACGCCGAGGCCGAGGCACAGGCCCGTATCGGTATCGGTAAGGCGCTGGCCGCACAGGAACTGGTCAACGCCTATGGCAGCCCGCGCCTGCAGGTGATCCAGCAGACGCTCGGCCAGTTCACGCAGGCCATCGAGAAGTCCGGCGTGCCGGTCGTGCCGCATACGCTGGTCACCAGCGGCGGCGAGGGCGGCAGCCACACCGCCTTCGAAGCGCTGCTTACGACGCTGCTAACCGGAGTCCTGGAGGGGGGAGAAAGCGCCCAATCCACGGTATCCGACGAAGCAAAGGCCATGGGCAAGCGCCTGCGCGAACAACTGCGCGAGCAGATGGCGTCAAAACCTGACGAAGGTCAGAAGTAA
- a CDS encoding alpha/beta fold hydrolase, whose translation MRKSRVLALGLLLVLIGGLLAWQTQTDGGQIDIKDVRFVGTNGLLMSGLLYVPPGATAETPAPAVLAIHGYINSRETQAPYAIEFARRGYVVLALDQSGHGYSEPPAFANGFGGIDGLAYLRSLDIVDKDNIGLEGHSMGGWAVAIAAAVIPDGYKSINLQGSSTGTFGAPDGTAEFPRNFALTFSTWDEFSELMWGSPTGKAIVDTAKLQTAFNTDAPVVVEQLYGSIEDGTARVLYQPVTTHPGDHLNSSAVASAIDWMQKTLTGGNGLDQNNQVWQNNEVGRLIALVGMVISMVAFGGLLLETGFFSGLAHAPAAPKPTTGTMRYIGYALIMFVPIISFFWLNNQGAQLVPAATALFAQNITTGVMVWALGNALISLVLFLLWHFTSNASNNPTLATYGLSVNVMAILKALLFAVCVVGFGYFLLVLSDLLFKSDFRFWVVAVKLMSSLHFRIFLSYLPFFTVFFLMLGVALHGQHRPEGAVSLSREIIGNVGLLVLGFFVLLLVQYVPLLTGGTLPIAEPLLTIVAFQFIPLLTIAGVIMTYFYRKTGTIFAGAFTSSILITWIIVASTATHYPF comes from the coding sequence ATGCGTAAATCTCGAGTTTTGGCACTTGGCCTTTTACTGGTACTTATCGGCGGGCTCTTAGCATGGCAAACCCAGACCGACGGAGGGCAAATCGACATCAAGGATGTCCGGTTTGTCGGCACCAACGGCCTATTGATGAGCGGGCTGCTGTATGTGCCGCCCGGCGCCACGGCAGAAACCCCCGCGCCGGCCGTCCTCGCCATCCACGGCTACATTAACTCGCGTGAGACCCAGGCGCCGTATGCCATCGAGTTTGCGCGGCGCGGCTATGTGGTTCTGGCGCTCGACCAGTCCGGCCACGGGTATTCCGAGCCGCCGGCGTTCGCCAACGGCTTCGGTGGTATCGACGGCCTGGCCTATCTGCGCTCGCTGGATATCGTAGATAAGGACAATATCGGGCTTGAAGGCCATTCGATGGGCGGGTGGGCTGTGGCGATCGCGGCAGCGGTCATCCCCGACGGTTACAAGTCCATCAACCTGCAAGGGTCGTCCACCGGCACCTTCGGCGCTCCAGACGGCACTGCCGAGTTCCCGCGCAATTTCGCGCTCACCTTCAGCACGTGGGACGAGTTCTCCGAACTGATGTGGGGCTCGCCCACCGGCAAGGCGATTGTCGACACCGCCAAGCTGCAAACCGCCTTCAACACCGATGCGCCGGTCGTCGTCGAGCAGCTCTACGGCTCGATTGAGGACGGCACAGCGCGCGTGCTGTATCAGCCGGTGACCACCCACCCGGGCGACCATCTGAACTCCTCGGCGGTCGCATCGGCCATCGACTGGATGCAGAAGACGCTGACCGGCGGAAACGGCCTCGATCAGAACAATCAGGTGTGGCAGAACAACGAAGTCGGCCGGCTGATCGCGCTGGTCGGCATGGTGATCTCGATGGTGGCCTTCGGCGGGCTGCTGCTCGAAACAGGGTTCTTCAGCGGGCTGGCCCACGCCCCCGCCGCGCCGAAGCCGACCACCGGAACCATGCGTTATATCGGCTACGCGCTGATCATGTTCGTCCCGATCATCAGCTTCTTCTGGCTGAACAATCAGGGTGCGCAGCTCGTCCCGGCGGCCACGGCGCTGTTCGCGCAGAACATCACCACCGGCGTCATGGTCTGGGCGCTGGGCAACGCACTGATCTCGCTGGTCCTGTTCCTGCTCTGGCACTTCACGAGTAATGCCAGCAACAACCCGACGCTGGCAACTTATGGCCTGAGCGTCAACGTGATGGCGATCCTGAAAGCCCTGCTGTTCGCCGTGTGCGTCGTAGGCTTCGGCTACTTCCTGCTCGTCCTGTCCGACCTGCTGTTCAAGAGCGACTTCCGCTTCTGGGTGGTGGCGGTCAAGCTGATGAGTTCCCTGCACTTCCGCATCTTCCTCAGCTACCTGCCGTTCTTCACCGTGTTCTTCCTGATGTTGGGCGTCGCGCTCCACGGCCAGCACCGTCCCGAAGGCGCTGTGAGCCTGAGCCGCGAGATCATCGGCAACGTCGGCCTGCTGGTACTCGGCTTTTTCGTGCTGCTGCTCGTCCAATACGTCCCGCTGCTGACTGGCGGTACCCTGCCGATAGCCGAGCCGCTGCTGACCATCGTGGCGTTCCAGTTCATCCCGCTGCTGACGATCGCCGGCGTGATCATGACCTATTTCTATCGCAAGACGGGGACGATCTTCGCCGGTGCCTTCACCAGTTCGATCCTCATCACCTGGATCATTGTCGCCAGCACCGCGACGCATTATCCGTTCTAG